A part of Agromyces protaetiae genomic DNA contains:
- a CDS encoding DUF4012 domain-containing protein, producing the protein MTAPASDVSRRDARRRARRGPERRRWVRWVLGGVGALLLIVIGAALWVGIRGLLAKDHLEQAVPLANATKDAIVAGDTTKAMDVSRELSDHAREAAALTSDPLWRAAEGLPWAGPNLTSMRVVAASVDRIATGAVSPLAEAAAQLDLAAFKPEGGRVDLAPVIALQAPVHEASVALADAQQTLATVADADVIEPLADARDDLATTLDETAATVDALDRAVRLVPAMLGADGPRDILLLFQNNAELRTLGGIPGALALVHTDQGSFDLVQQADSGDFPRYDPPVVDLPVETRALWGDNTARFIQDVTFAPQFPLGASIAADMWLRQFGVAPASVVAVDPVVLSYLLRATGPVTLPTGEQLTSDNAVPVLLQDVYARFDDPRDQDAYFAMAAASVIGAVRGGGVDPRALVEALVEAGAERRILIWNADAAEQAILDGTTLAGDLPVSGPGRQAFGVYLNDLTGSKMDPYLDVQFAAGSMVCRNDGLPTYVVEVTLTNTAPADAATSLPEYVTGGGSFGTPPGEISTSVHVYSAPGTFNLGVTQNGGQVNVHETSDSGYALSKVTARLAPGQAVSWRFSFLGDVPEQRPVVIESTPLVYAREASALTPTCDSALN; encoded by the coding sequence GTGACCGCCCCTGCCTCCGACGTCTCCCGACGAGACGCCCGTCGTCGTGCGCGCCGCGGGCCGGAGCGCCGTCGCTGGGTGCGGTGGGTGCTCGGCGGCGTCGGCGCGCTGCTCCTGATCGTCATCGGCGCGGCGCTCTGGGTCGGCATCCGCGGGCTCCTCGCGAAAGACCACCTCGAGCAGGCGGTTCCGCTCGCGAATGCCACGAAAGACGCCATCGTCGCGGGCGACACGACCAAGGCGATGGATGTCTCGCGCGAACTCTCCGACCACGCCCGCGAAGCGGCCGCGCTCACGAGTGACCCGCTGTGGCGCGCCGCCGAAGGGCTGCCCTGGGCGGGCCCGAACCTCACGAGCATGCGCGTGGTCGCGGCATCCGTCGATCGCATCGCGACGGGCGCAGTGAGCCCGCTCGCCGAAGCCGCCGCGCAGCTCGACCTCGCGGCATTCAAACCCGAGGGCGGCCGCGTCGACCTCGCACCCGTCATCGCGCTGCAGGCGCCCGTGCACGAGGCATCCGTCGCGCTCGCCGACGCCCAGCAGACGCTCGCCACTGTCGCCGACGCCGACGTCATCGAGCCCCTCGCCGACGCGCGCGACGACCTCGCGACCACGCTCGACGAGACCGCCGCCACCGTCGACGCCCTCGACCGTGCCGTGCGGCTCGTGCCCGCCATGCTCGGAGCCGACGGCCCACGAGACATCCTGCTGCTCTTCCAGAACAACGCCGAGCTCCGCACCCTCGGCGGCATCCCCGGCGCCCTCGCGCTCGTGCACACCGATCAGGGTTCGTTCGACCTCGTACAGCAGGCCGACTCGGGCGACTTCCCGCGGTACGACCCGCCCGTCGTCGACCTGCCCGTCGAGACGCGCGCGCTCTGGGGCGACAACACCGCCCGGTTCATCCAAGACGTCACGTTCGCCCCGCAGTTCCCCCTCGGCGCGTCGATCGCAGCCGACATGTGGCTTCGTCAGTTCGGCGTCGCGCCCGCGTCGGTCGTCGCCGTCGACCCCGTCGTCCTGAGCTACCTGCTGCGCGCGACCGGGCCCGTGACGCTGCCGACGGGCGAGCAGCTCACGAGCGACAACGCCGTGCCGGTGCTGCTGCAAGACGTCTACGCGCGCTTCGACGACCCGCGCGACCAAGACGCGTACTTCGCGATGGCCGCCGCGTCGGTGATCGGTGCCGTCCGCGGCGGGGGCGTCGACCCCCGCGCGCTCGTCGAAGCGCTCGTGGAAGCGGGCGCCGAGCGGCGCATTTTGATCTGGAACGCGGATGCCGCGGAGCAGGCGATCCTCGACGGCACGACCCTCGCGGGCGACCTGCCCGTCTCAGGGCCGGGGCGCCAGGCGTTCGGGGTCTACCTCAACGACCTCACGGGCTCGAAGATGGACCCGTACCTCGACGTGCAGTTCGCAGCCGGCAGCATGGTGTGCCGCAACGACGGACTGCCGACGTACGTCGTCGAGGTCACGCTCACGAACACGGCACCCGCGGATGCCGCGACGAGCCTGCCCGAATATGTGACTGGGGGCGGCTCCTTCGGCACGCCGCCCGGCGAGATCTCGACGTCGGTCCACGTCTACTCGGCGCCCGGCACCTTCAATCTCGGAGTCACCCAAAACGGGGGGCAGGTGAATGTGCATGAAACCTCGGATTCGGGCTACGCGCTGTCGAAGGTGACCGCTCGACTCGCCCCAGGACAGGCGGTTTCCTGGCGGTTCTCGTTCCTCGGCGACGTGCCCGAGCAGCGGCCGGTCGTGATCGAATCGACACCGCTTGTTTACGCCCGTGAAGCAAGCGCTCTCACACCAACCTGTGATTCGGCCCTAAACTGA
- a CDS encoding O-antigen ligase family protein, whose translation MSGYLYEITLLLALVFVLARRPPRRSTDVAGSIVLGLTTVFLVFGVATGNPTNPAINDARGLIIVGIATIVSGRVFGYPEAMKTVRVLKWSLWFSATMVVLGQFGVELHGASEDAGLSFAGAGERALSGAERFLTSATHASLATVCISLALVITHRARLRTVAPWLIPGLIVVFFSFSRNSILAVGVAVIYAIVASRLFRSAMTALVALVFGGVAAGVMYGFAIASSSEGPLGWLAVQINAYVARVVDGISPAVISVDTSAQYRNRESELLLSSWMQSPIQGHGMGEAYRVPVGSPDSFTATSGIYYGHNFYLWLGVKAGIVGLAVILLVFLVPLMRRMTDAPTPVVGASAALAGLLVASYVAPFPLGVESGASMLIGILLGTVTRWPREHASQSLRSKSVRPLPIHAS comes from the coding sequence ATGAGCGGCTACCTCTACGAAATCACGCTGCTCCTCGCTCTCGTCTTCGTGCTAGCTCGCCGTCCACCCCGCCGGTCGACTGACGTCGCGGGATCGATTGTTCTCGGGCTGACCACGGTGTTTCTCGTTTTCGGCGTCGCCACCGGCAACCCGACCAACCCCGCGATCAATGACGCCCGCGGGCTCATCATCGTAGGCATTGCGACGATTGTTTCCGGCCGCGTGTTCGGCTACCCAGAGGCGATGAAGACGGTGAGAGTTCTGAAGTGGTCGCTTTGGTTCTCCGCGACAATGGTCGTGCTCGGTCAGTTCGGTGTCGAGTTGCATGGCGCATCCGAGGACGCCGGTCTCTCGTTCGCTGGCGCTGGCGAGCGAGCACTGAGTGGCGCTGAACGTTTCTTGACGTCTGCCACACACGCGTCCCTCGCGACGGTTTGTATCTCGCTCGCATTGGTGATTACGCACCGCGCGCGTCTCCGTACTGTCGCGCCATGGCTGATCCCAGGGCTCATCGTTGTGTTCTTTAGTTTCTCCCGGAACAGTATTCTCGCGGTTGGCGTTGCGGTCATTTACGCAATCGTCGCCAGTCGGCTATTCCGTTCTGCAATGACCGCTCTGGTGGCGCTCGTCTTCGGTGGCGTAGCCGCGGGGGTGATGTACGGGTTCGCAATCGCGAGTAGCTCCGAGGGGCCGCTTGGGTGGCTCGCAGTCCAAATCAACGCCTACGTCGCCCGCGTGGTCGATGGCATAAGTCCTGCAGTCATCTCCGTTGATACGTCAGCGCAGTACCGGAACCGTGAGAGTGAACTGCTGCTCTCATCTTGGATGCAGAGTCCGATTCAAGGCCACGGTATGGGGGAGGCGTACCGAGTTCCGGTCGGCTCACCAGACAGTTTCACCGCCACATCCGGCATCTACTACGGACACAACTTCTATCTCTGGCTCGGAGTGAAAGCGGGCATCGTCGGCCTTGCTGTGATCTTGCTGGTGTTTCTGGTCCCGTTGATGCGCCGCATGACAGATGCCCCTACCCCGGTAGTCGGCGCGTCGGCTGCGCTGGCCGGTCTGCTCGTCGCCAGCTATGTCGCCCCGTTTCCTCTTGGTGTTGAGTCCGGCGCATCCATGCTCATAGGAATCCTGCTCGGAACGGTAACGAGATGGCCGCGTGAGCACGCGAGTCAGTCGCTCAGGTCGAAGAGCGTTCGCCCCTTGCCGATCCACGCGAGCTAA
- a CDS encoding polysaccharide pyruvyl transferase family protein, translating to MKVDLIGGWGYNNLGDEAILAGYIELLSDVSEVSVASVDVARTAHAQRPGIRVRPEGRPSRGDAAILCGGGYLNGSWVPEIFGKLRRQRRDMGSAPVRVVSSVEVRGMASGRRARLLRNTLSGSAVSVRDVQSQQELRRLGIESEVMPDAIALLWPYLDRYQTPVPEARGKVLINLLDIGRRPDAGESEVDPTEFIRLADELIDSLGDRAVGLVIGDGDLAFMRRYRHLQLATPRSVTDLVSLIGEADAVLSVRMHPGLIASAMGTPVVAIPYCGKVRPTLQRIGVADSILVELDRSRVDRQLRTVVDRSARWREAHNLKKDWLLARLGMAPSAS from the coding sequence TTGAAGGTCGACCTGATCGGAGGTTGGGGCTACAACAACCTAGGTGATGAGGCGATCCTCGCCGGGTATATCGAGTTACTCTCTGACGTCTCGGAAGTGAGTGTAGCGAGCGTAGACGTGGCTCGGACCGCACACGCTCAGCGCCCTGGTATTCGTGTGCGGCCGGAAGGTAGGCCATCACGAGGTGACGCGGCGATACTTTGCGGTGGCGGATATCTCAACGGCTCTTGGGTACCCGAGATCTTCGGTAAGCTGCGACGGCAGCGGCGCGACATGGGATCGGCTCCGGTTCGCGTGGTCAGCAGCGTTGAGGTGCGCGGAATGGCGTCTGGGCGCCGGGCTCGCTTGCTCAGGAACACACTTTCCGGATCGGCTGTCAGCGTCAGGGACGTTCAGTCTCAGCAGGAACTTCGCCGTCTCGGCATCGAGTCAGAGGTAATGCCAGACGCCATTGCATTGCTCTGGCCCTACCTTGATCGGTATCAAACGCCGGTACCGGAAGCCCGCGGAAAAGTGCTCATCAACCTGCTGGACATCGGGCGTCGACCTGACGCTGGTGAGAGCGAGGTCGATCCGACAGAGTTCATTCGCTTGGCGGACGAGCTTATTGATTCGCTCGGAGACCGCGCTGTTGGACTTGTGATCGGCGACGGTGACCTAGCGTTCATGCGTAGATATCGGCATCTCCAACTCGCAACACCAAGAAGCGTTACTGACTTGGTTTCTTTGATTGGTGAGGCGGACGCGGTCCTTAGCGTAAGGATGCACCCGGGCCTCATCGCGTCAGCGATGGGGACGCCGGTAGTTGCCATCCCGTACTGCGGTAAAGTTCGGCCGACCCTTCAGCGGATAGGTGTGGCAGATTCGATACTCGTTGAGCTTGATAGGAGTCGAGTGGATCGGCAGTTGCGCACCGTCGTTGACCGATCAGCAAGATGGCGGGAAGCGCACAATCTGAAGAAGGATTGGCTCCTTGCCAGACTCGGAATGGCGCCAAGTGCTTCGTAA
- a CDS encoding glycosyltransferase family 4 protein yields the protein MLELNEPTMIRIWPALGLYSTAFRIARRFSRERKRAVLYAIDNLDLLASIRKKVPRPWTGFAVATARLMMRYLISTFDRIAFGSEGAKVAYLQVAGGILAQKETRLVPQVPARCACAYTAEMAKNPGSVLFVGSLEQRKGIRQLLEAWPIVVGDLPNATLTIVGTGPLEQEVREWARDHDVEFVHDPARERVHFEFARAECVVLLSQPADYWREQIGLPIVEGLAHGCRVVASEQTGIASWLKESGHTIVSSAARGNEVARAIEAAVARDDLAEEILAQLPKRHTRLDADEWLTS from the coding sequence GTGCTCGAACTGAACGAGCCGACAATGATACGCATCTGGCCGGCCTTGGGTTTGTACTCGACCGCATTTCGCATAGCGCGTCGCTTCTCACGCGAAAGGAAGCGTGCAGTCCTGTACGCCATCGACAATCTGGATCTCCTCGCATCCATTAGGAAGAAGGTTCCTCGCCCATGGACGGGTTTCGCGGTGGCGACGGCGAGATTGATGATGCGATACCTCATCTCTACGTTCGATCGGATTGCATTTGGGAGCGAGGGTGCGAAAGTTGCCTACCTCCAGGTCGCAGGCGGAATCCTCGCGCAAAAGGAGACACGCTTGGTGCCGCAAGTACCTGCGCGGTGTGCGTGCGCCTATACGGCTGAGATGGCAAAGAACCCCGGGTCAGTGCTCTTTGTGGGCTCCCTCGAACAACGCAAGGGGATACGGCAGCTCCTCGAAGCGTGGCCGATTGTCGTGGGGGATCTTCCCAACGCGACGTTGACGATCGTCGGTACGGGGCCACTCGAACAGGAGGTTCGAGAATGGGCGCGTGACCACGATGTCGAGTTCGTGCATGACCCGGCGCGAGAACGTGTGCACTTCGAGTTCGCCCGTGCAGAATGCGTGGTTCTGCTTTCGCAGCCCGCGGACTACTGGCGCGAGCAAATTGGACTGCCGATTGTCGAGGGGTTGGCACACGGATGCCGGGTCGTCGCGAGTGAGCAAACTGGAATTGCATCTTGGCTCAAAGAGAGTGGTCACACGATCGTCTCGTCGGCCGCGCGCGGAAACGAGGTTGCGCGTGCGATTGAGGCGGCCGTGGCAAGGGATGACCTCGCTGAGGAGATACTGGCGCAATTGCCGAAACGGCACACTCGGCTCGATGCCGACGAATGGTTAACCTCTTGA
- a CDS encoding glycosyltransferase: MTRARVLFLNNYPPREALRRVRAEEYPAQHLWGTWELQGDFEWEMAPRTTAELAARRPWIRRIANYMLPIFGDPLQELYAIRARCDVIYAADQQSVVGLAALKRLGLFRRPIVMVAHNGPRIAWTRWWMKAVDVVIVLSEPVKARLASQLGDSVQIEILTFGPSLDSPVYGFRHAEAMRELDFVAAGKSNREYSLLRKVAREQRLDGVIFTGRETEEYSRGNLTRTQGGATYTEVLGAMVRARWCVIPLKDPDRLSGLTEVADALALGTPVIVQGARGFAYALPTVYVDGNSDEALLAEHIRSDPPAMEQVLLDARSIEMSGYAKALKLLLESQFTIAAPQ; this comes from the coding sequence GTGACACGCGCCCGCGTACTGTTCCTGAACAATTATCCGCCGAGAGAAGCTTTGCGACGCGTTCGGGCCGAGGAATACCCCGCTCAGCATCTTTGGGGAACCTGGGAACTCCAAGGCGACTTCGAGTGGGAGATGGCTCCTCGGACCACCGCTGAACTAGCTGCGAGGCGACCCTGGATCAGGCGAATCGCAAACTACATGCTTCCTATTTTCGGGGACCCGCTCCAGGAGCTATACGCGATTCGCGCACGTTGCGATGTCATCTACGCTGCGGATCAGCAATCCGTCGTCGGGTTGGCGGCACTCAAACGCCTGGGGCTCTTTCGTCGCCCGATCGTGATGGTTGCTCATAACGGCCCCCGGATCGCCTGGACCCGCTGGTGGATGAAGGCGGTAGATGTCGTTATCGTGCTTTCGGAGCCAGTCAAGGCGCGGCTTGCGAGCCAGTTGGGCGATTCGGTCCAAATCGAGATTTTGACTTTCGGCCCTAGCCTGGACTCGCCGGTCTACGGGTTTCGGCATGCGGAGGCAATGAGGGAACTCGACTTCGTGGCTGCGGGGAAGAGTAATCGAGAGTATTCCCTCCTTCGGAAAGTTGCTCGCGAGCAGCGGCTGGACGGCGTGATCTTTACGGGCCGTGAGACGGAGGAATACTCTCGCGGCAACCTAACTCGAACGCAAGGTGGCGCAACATACACCGAAGTCCTCGGCGCTATGGTGCGGGCGCGTTGGTGTGTGATCCCCCTGAAGGATCCCGACCGACTGTCCGGTCTTACAGAAGTCGCTGATGCCCTTGCTCTAGGGACCCCTGTGATCGTTCAGGGAGCAAGAGGCTTTGCGTATGCTCTCCCAACCGTGTACGTAGATGGCAACTCCGACGAAGCGCTGCTGGCGGAGCATATTCGGTCGGATCCACCGGCAATGGAGCAGGTTCTTCTAGATGCCCGATCGATCGAGATGAGCGGATATGCGAAAGCTCTGAAGTTGCTTCTTGAATCTCAGTTCACAATCGCGGCGCCCCAATGA
- a CDS encoding glycosyltransferase family 2 protein: MTKISVVVVNFRTSSLLDRLIRSLDVDHELIVVDNFSSERELELVRGALPAGALLVQQDNVGFAAGVNAGVARARAENDVLVVNPDAWFASESIGELQSLAHAENADVASPLILSSGDGTIWFDGGRVLLRSLTVEHLGFGAVPADFPTIRETSFMSGCIMLISPAARRALFPLREDLFLYYEDVDLSLRAQSLGMCLLVVRSAVAFHDEGGASSSDVGRRSAGYYFYQSRNRLILARELRSARALIATPLVSARLIARIFRREDKRSLKSRAVVQGVVAGLRGRKVRFE, encoded by the coding sequence ATGACCAAAATCTCGGTCGTCGTTGTCAACTTCCGCACGAGCAGCCTGCTGGACAGGCTTATTCGGTCCCTCGACGTTGACCACGAGTTGATTGTTGTTGACAACTTCTCGTCTGAGCGCGAACTCGAACTTGTGCGTGGGGCACTTCCCGCAGGTGCGCTGCTCGTTCAGCAAGACAATGTTGGATTCGCGGCTGGGGTGAACGCAGGCGTTGCGCGAGCCCGCGCTGAGAACGATGTTCTCGTCGTCAACCCGGATGCGTGGTTCGCGAGTGAATCCATCGGCGAACTGCAGAGTCTCGCTCATGCAGAGAACGCGGATGTCGCCTCGCCGTTGATACTTTCGTCAGGCGACGGAACGATTTGGTTCGATGGGGGACGAGTTCTTCTGCGTTCTCTCACGGTTGAGCATCTGGGATTCGGTGCGGTTCCTGCGGACTTCCCGACAATTCGTGAGACATCCTTCATGAGCGGTTGTATCATGTTGATTTCGCCCGCGGCGCGCCGCGCGTTGTTTCCCCTTCGTGAAGACCTCTTTCTCTACTACGAAGACGTGGACCTATCGCTGCGGGCACAGAGTCTCGGAATGTGCCTCCTTGTGGTGAGATCGGCTGTAGCTTTCCATGACGAGGGTGGTGCGTCGAGTTCCGATGTTGGGCGCCGTTCTGCTGGCTACTACTTCTATCAGTCTCGGAATCGCCTGATTCTCGCGCGCGAGCTCCGGAGCGCTCGAGCGCTGATCGCGACACCTCTTGTTTCTGCCCGTTTGATCGCGCGAATCTTCCGTCGAGAGGACAAACGTTCGCTGAAATCGCGAGCCGTCGTGCAGGGTGTCGTCGCGGGTCTTCGTGGAAGAAAGGTGAGGTTCGAGTGA
- a CDS encoding WecB/TagA/CpsF family glycosyltransferase, which yields MTADGWPVVQLFRSRGLDLERVTGSEWLSRAVGSNALAGHRVGLLGGSHDVGARFKRILGESLVFREHGNRDEWSATQIAEDATRMDVDVLLVAVTPPYGDLIAMKLVDAGYVGTVMSVGGGVDMLVGAQRAAPEWLKRFGLEWFARLSANPRRLWRRYFVECMPTFVRVIVPALVVRTPSAPASSYEGVR from the coding sequence GTGACCGCAGATGGGTGGCCGGTTGTCCAGTTGTTCAGATCGCGCGGCCTTGATCTCGAACGCGTAACCGGATCCGAGTGGCTCAGCCGGGCGGTCGGCTCGAACGCGCTTGCCGGTCATCGAGTTGGACTATTGGGCGGGTCGCACGATGTTGGTGCTCGGTTCAAACGAATCCTTGGCGAGAGTTTGGTGTTTCGCGAGCACGGGAATCGAGACGAATGGTCCGCGACTCAAATTGCTGAAGATGCAACGCGCATGGACGTGGATGTCTTGCTCGTAGCAGTGACTCCGCCGTACGGCGACCTAATTGCCATGAAGTTGGTCGATGCGGGATATGTAGGTACTGTCATGTCGGTCGGGGGCGGAGTCGACATGCTCGTTGGCGCCCAACGAGCCGCTCCTGAGTGGTTGAAACGCTTCGGCCTTGAGTGGTTCGCGAGGCTCTCCGCCAACCCGCGCAGACTGTGGCGTCGGTACTTCGTAGAGTGCATGCCGACGTTCGTGCGTGTGATCGTGCCCGCGCTTGTGGTGCGAACTCCTAGCGCTCCAGCTTCGTCATACGAGGGTGTGCGATGA
- a CDS encoding glycosyltransferase → MARILYVTTYSPQRSDLGGAAWVDRQIIERLRERFEVDVFVVVDDNAVNPVPLEVRRSRWSAFRTLLRMILRREPYQAAKFRWSPNWNSRAAELVPLLKSDSVVVTSQWPALLMLSDLGVASVLHIAHNVDYVIADAHDPRVFSLVKNARRMRRVEFDLLRRPARVLALSAADSDRLRSGGVEASQLRLSSGAESRTVASQRRIGFVGKATWPPNAEAIEALTKEVMPAVRARIGISSPSLVLAGRGSERWASRDVRALGALDKLDEFYAAIDLVVVPRMGPTTGISVKLLEALEHGVHVIAPSALIQDAGIEAGCTRADTPAEVAEAVIRYYGNHLPSSFSPSPRKPEVVRSEPIELQDLPEYVAEVVQ, encoded by the coding sequence ATGGCGCGCATACTCTACGTCACTACTTACAGTCCGCAGCGAAGTGATCTTGGGGGTGCGGCCTGGGTCGACCGTCAGATCATTGAGCGCCTGAGGGAACGATTTGAAGTGGACGTCTTCGTTGTCGTTGACGACAACGCGGTGAACCCCGTGCCTCTTGAGGTGCGACGGAGCCGTTGGTCTGCCTTCCGTACACTCTTGCGGATGATCCTTCGTCGCGAGCCATATCAGGCAGCGAAATTCCGTTGGTCGCCAAACTGGAATAGCCGTGCCGCGGAACTCGTGCCGCTCCTCAAGAGTGATTCCGTCGTGGTTACGAGCCAATGGCCCGCGTTGCTGATGCTTAGCGACTTGGGTGTCGCATCGGTTCTCCACATTGCACATAACGTCGACTACGTCATCGCGGACGCTCATGACCCCCGGGTGTTCAGTCTCGTCAAGAATGCACGCCGTATGCGACGAGTGGAATTCGACCTACTTCGGCGGCCCGCACGAGTGCTTGCGTTGTCTGCGGCGGATTCTGACCGCCTGCGCTCGGGTGGCGTTGAAGCTTCACAGCTTCGATTGAGTTCCGGCGCGGAATCGAGAACGGTTGCTAGCCAGCGTCGCATTGGCTTTGTTGGCAAAGCAACTTGGCCCCCGAACGCCGAGGCGATCGAAGCGCTCACTAAAGAGGTCATGCCAGCAGTTCGCGCACGCATCGGAATCAGTTCCCCGTCGCTCGTGTTGGCGGGGAGAGGTTCAGAGCGGTGGGCTTCACGCGATGTTCGCGCGCTCGGCGCTCTCGACAAACTCGACGAGTTCTACGCCGCGATTGATTTGGTCGTCGTTCCACGCATGGGCCCGACGACCGGTATCTCGGTGAAGCTGCTTGAGGCGCTTGAGCACGGAGTTCATGTGATCGCGCCGTCAGCCCTGATTCAGGATGCTGGGATCGAGGCCGGGTGTACTCGGGCCGACACACCCGCGGAGGTTGCAGAGGCGGTGATCCGTTACTACGGCAATCACTTACCCTCATCCTTCTCTCCTTCTCCGCGAAAGCCAGAGGTTGTTCGCAGCGAACCCATCGAGCTACAGGATCTGCCGGAATATGTTGCGGAGGTTGTTCAATGA
- a CDS encoding sugar transferase, whose translation MPPRARRCSRRAPTGLPRGCGAARSSRVRRMGERRGDGEGGRHALRSRAHERVVGAVGVARAADRPARARVGRVRRAARVARTRRVGHGVQWVAARHRAQLHGRVGRRDRAVDDRAAVVRHAFVPGAGCGGAGVPLDRGRDDPGVRRRRDRGVLAEARHRARVHSARVPLGLLVLLASRWMWRQWLNVMRRGGGYSSRVLLVGSVDSATSVARQLARVPEAGYRVVGACVHGAGVIDRLPGSNVPVYDGVEHALQTMRDLGADTVVVTSSDELGPERVKSLSWGLIPGAEHLVVAPSLIDIGGPRIHTRPVAGLPLIHVETPRFEGRKLVAKRIFDLVGSAALIVVLSPVLAGLAVMVRMSGDGPVLFRQERVGINGEPFAMLKFRSMVVDAEARLAALAAERRDAGNTVMFKMKDDPRVTPIGRLMRRFSLDELPQLFNVLRGDMSLVGPRPPLVRELSAYDTHVHRRFLVKPGITGLWQVSGRSDLSWEDTVRLDLYYVENWSITGDLVILWRTARAVFGSQGAY comes from the coding sequence ATGCCCCCGAGGGCGCGACGGTGCTCGCGGCGAGCGCCGACGGGGCTTCCACGTGGGTGTGGAGCGGCGAGGTCGTCGCGCGTTCGGCGGATGGGGGAGCGACGTGGTGACGGCGAGGGCGGCAGGCATGCGCTTCGATCTCGGGCGCACGAACGTGTGGTCGGCGCGGTTGGCGTCGCGCGTGCTGCTGACCGACCTGCTCGTGCTCGTGTGGGTCGTGTTCGGCGCGCAGCTCGCGTGGCTCGGACTCGACGAGTCGGTCATGGGGTTCAGTGGGTCGCGGCGCGACATCGAGCTCAGCTACACGGTCGTGTCGGTCGTCGTGATCGCGCTGTGGATGATCGCGCTGCAGTTGTTCGACACGCGTTCGTTCCGGGTGCTGGGTGCGGGGGCGCAGGAGTACCGCTTGATCGCGGACGCGACGATCCGGGTGTTCGGCGTCGTCGCGATCGTGGCGTTCTTGCTGAAGCTCGACATCGCGCGCGGGTACATTCTGCTCGCGTTCCCCTGGGGCTGCTCGTGCTGCTCGCGTCTCGGTGGATGTGGCGGCAGTGGCTCAACGTCATGCGTCGCGGCGGCGGGTATTCGTCGCGTGTGCTGCTCGTGGGGTCGGTCGATTCGGCGACGTCGGTCGCGCGGCAGCTCGCGCGGGTGCCCGAGGCGGGGTACCGCGTCGTGGGTGCGTGCGTGCACGGAGCGGGTGTGATCGATCGTCTGCCGGGTTCGAACGTGCCCGTGTACGACGGTGTCGAGCACGCCCTGCAGACAATGCGCGACCTCGGCGCCGACACGGTCGTGGTCACGTCGAGCGACGAGCTCGGCCCCGAGCGGGTGAAGTCGCTCAGCTGGGGGCTCATCCCGGGTGCCGAGCACCTCGTCGTCGCACCGAGCCTCATAGACATCGGCGGTCCGCGCATTCACACGCGCCCGGTCGCGGGGTTGCCGCTCATCCACGTCGAGACGCCGCGTTTCGAGGGCCGCAAGCTCGTCGCGAAGCGCATCTTCGACCTCGTCGGGTCGGCTGCGCTTATCGTGGTGCTCTCGCCCGTGCTCGCGGGGCTCGCGGTCATGGTGCGCATGTCGGGCGATGGACCCGTGCTCTTCAGGCAAGAGCGAGTGGGCATCAACGGAGAGCCGTTCGCGATGCTCAAGTTCCGGTCGATGGTCGTCGACGCCGAGGCGCGCCTAGCGGCGCTCGCGGCCGAGCGGCGCGACGCCGGCAACACGGTCATGTTCAAGATGAAGGATGACCCGCGCGTGACGCCGATCGGCCGGCTGATGCGCCGCTTCAGCCTCGACGAGCTGCCGCAGCTCTTCAACGTGCTGCGCGGCGACATGTCGCTCGTGGGCCCGCGCCCACCGCTCGTGCGCGAACTCTCGGCGTACGACACACATGTGCACCGCCGCTTCCTCGTGAAGCCCGGCATCACCGGCCTCTGGCAAGTCAGCGGCCGATCGGACCTGTCGTGGGAGGACACCGTGCGACTCGATTTGTACTACGTGGAGAACTGGTCGATCACGGGGGATCTCGTGATTCTGTGGCGGACGGCGCGGGCCGTGTTCGGAAGCCAGGGAGCGTACTAG
- a CDS encoding low molecular weight phosphatase family protein, with protein sequence MTFRVLVVCTGNVCRSPMAEQLLRVRFAAAGVEVEVSSAGTAALVGEPMTSEAAELSRRFGGVPDAHRARQLTADLVAEADLVLTASRTHRAAVAQLLPRAARRAFTLREFARVAEFVANDPSSELDSDAAPAASPDAVLDILSMSRGYAPPRPDPEADDVVDPYRLSSDVYEEAGRLIDESTAAIVAAFGGSKRVGREIA encoded by the coding sequence ATGACGTTCAGGGTTCTCGTGGTGTGCACGGGCAACGTCTGCCGTTCGCCCATGGCCGAGCAGTTGCTGCGAGTGCGGTTCGCAGCAGCCGGTGTCGAGGTCGAGGTGTCGAGCGCTGGTACGGCTGCGCTCGTCGGCGAGCCGATGACGTCCGAGGCGGCTGAGCTCTCGCGACGGTTCGGCGGAGTGCCCGATGCGCATCGTGCGCGCCAGCTCACGGCCGACCTCGTCGCCGAGGCCGATCTCGTGCTGACGGCGTCGCGGACGCACCGAGCCGCCGTCGCCCAACTTCTTCCCCGTGCCGCACGGCGCGCGTTCACGTTGCGCGAGTTCGCGCGCGTGGCCGAGTTCGTCGCGAACGACCCGTCGAGTGAGCTCGACTCCGACGCGGCGCCCGCAGCGTCTCCTGATGCCGTGCTTGACATCCTGTCGATGTCGCGCGGCTACGCCCCACCCCGACCCGATCCCGAGGCCGACGACGTCGTCGATCCCTACCGGCTGAGCTCCGACGTGTACGAGGAGGCGGGCCGGCTCATCGATGAGTCGACGGCCGCCATCGTCGCCGCGTTCGGCGGATCGAAACGGGTGGGACGTGAAATCGCATAG